DNA sequence from the Bacteroidota bacterium genome:
AAAACTGTATGCGGATACGGTTGAATAAGCGTTCGATTAAAGGCTGCTTGATTTGAGGGTGATTTGTTCGAATAGAACGGAAAAACGCTTCCAGAGGCCCTGAAAAGCGTTTTTTGCTTCACTTTTCTTTCAAACAGGCTTTAATCGAACGCTTATTCAACCGTATCCGCATACAGTTTTATACTGCCCATAACAAACCTAGTATTGAATCAATTTATATACAATTTGGTAATTTAAGCCGGCAATTTACTACGGCATCCATCCAACCCCAGGCTCCCATGCAGATACTAAAAGATCTCGCCCGTACCCAGGCCCAGACGGTAGAATTGTTCACCCTTGATGCTGCAAAACTAGACCTTACCTATGCACCAGGAAAGTGGTCTGTACGTTATCTCTTGCACCACATGGCTGACGCAGAAACCGTGTTGTATGACCGAATCCGGCGAACCATTAGCAAACCGAATCAGGTTGTTTGGGGATTTGACCAGGATGCGTGGGCAGCAGCCCTCGACTACGACAACAAACCCCTTGCACTTTCCCAGGCGGTCTACACCGCTTGTCGGGCCGGCATCATGTACCTTGCCGAGCAGGCCTATGAATCACAGGGCAGCAGCACCATGGTACATAGCGGCGATGGCAAAAAAACGCTCAAAGATGTGTTTGACAAAGTAGTCTGGCATAACGAGGCCCATCTCAAACAAATCGAGCGTGCCCTCGCGGCCTGACGCATTTCACCCCCGGTGACGCTTGCGGTAATTGCCCGGCGTGCTACCAGCACATCGCTTGAACCAAAAGTA
Encoded proteins:
- a CDS encoding DinB family protein, whose amino-acid sequence is MQILKDLARTQAQTVELFTLDAAKLDLTYAPGKWSVRYLLHHMADAETVLYDRIRRTISKPNQVVWGFDQDAWAAALDYDNKPLALSQAVYTACRAGIMYLAEQAYESQGSSTMVHSGDGKKTLKDVFDKVVWHNEAHLKQIERALAA